The window AGTATAGGGTGCCCGGAGCAAAAGCGCCACAGCAAAGATGGTTCAGCGTGAGTCCCAGTTTAGGCTTGACCATCTTATCTGAGGCGTCTTACCATGCGGCTGCTTGTCGAGAAGATTCGATGACGTACAAGGAGGACGGACTCATGAAGATTCGCATAGAGCGCAACCCTTCTCCGGAGCGACTCACAGGGCTCAAGGTTACAACTTGGCCAATCTGGAGTAAAGAAACCTCGATCTTTCCCTGGAGCTACGACAGCACGGAGACTTGTTATATCCTGGAGGGG of the Candidatus Methylomirabilota bacterium genome contains:
- a CDS encoding cupin domain-containing protein; translation: MKIRIERNPSPERLTGLKVTTWPIWSKETSIFPWSYDSTETCYILEGEVIVTPEGGEPVQIGKGDLVTFPVGMTCTWEIRRPVKKHYRFD